The Devosia sp. MC521 genome has a segment encoding these proteins:
- the ltaE gene encoding low-specificity L-threonine aldolase, translating into MNTIRHDFRSDTVTRPSDGMRAAMAEAEVGDDVYGDDPTVNLLEQRIAGMMDKEAAMFVPSGTMSNLLALLAHCERGDEYIAGQDAHCYAHEAGGAAVLGSIQPQPIAHQADGTMAIDDIENAIKPDDSHYARTRLIALENTFGGRALPMGYMDAVADVADRHGLGLHLDGARGFNAALALSIDIATLGKRFDTVSICLSKGLGAPVGSVLVGRGELIGKARRYRKMVGGGLRQSGILAAAALYALDHNVERLADDHKRAKRLAEGLARHPQLSVTMPDTNIVWAKAEREVSGALTEHLESMGIAFGGGYGEHRWVTHIDIGDDDIENAISAVDTFFKD; encoded by the coding sequence ATGAATACCATCCGCCACGATTTTCGCTCTGACACTGTCACGCGTCCCAGCGATGGGATGCGGGCAGCAATGGCAGAGGCGGAGGTGGGGGACGATGTTTACGGCGACGATCCGACGGTCAACCTGCTGGAACAGCGCATAGCCGGCATGATGGACAAAGAGGCGGCGATGTTTGTGCCTTCCGGCACAATGTCTAACCTTCTGGCTCTCCTAGCCCATTGTGAGCGTGGCGACGAATATATCGCGGGGCAGGACGCGCATTGCTATGCGCATGAGGCCGGTGGCGCGGCAGTGCTCGGGTCGATCCAGCCGCAGCCTATTGCGCATCAGGCCGATGGAACGATGGCCATCGATGACATTGAAAACGCCATTAAGCCTGACGACAGTCATTATGCGCGGACGCGGCTAATCGCGCTCGAAAACACTTTTGGCGGGCGGGCGCTGCCGATGGGCTATATGGATGCCGTTGCTGATGTGGCGGATCGCCATGGGCTGGGGCTGCATCTGGATGGGGCGCGCGGGTTCAACGCGGCGCTGGCATTGAGCATCGATATTGCGACGCTGGGGAAACGGTTTGATACGGTTTCGATCTGCCTCTCTAAGGGCTTGGGTGCGCCCGTGGGCTCGGTGCTTGTTGGGCGCGGGGAGCTGATTGGCAAAGCCCGGCGCTATCGCAAAATGGTGGGTGGCGGATTGCGTCAGTCGGGCATTCTGGCGGCCGCGGCACTCTATGCGCTGGACCATAATGTTGAACGGCTTGCCGACGATCATAAGCGCGCCAAGCGTTTGGCCGAGGGTCTGGCGCGGCACCCGCAATTGAGTGTGACCATGCCGGACACCAATATCGTCTGGGCAAAGGCAGAGCGTGAAGTCTCTGGAGCGCTGACAGAGCATCTGGAAAGCATGGGTATTGCATTCGGCGGCGGCTATGGGGAGCATCGCTGGGTCACCCATATTGATATCGGCGATGATGACATTGAAAATGCCATCTCGGCGGTCGATACGTTTTTCAAAGACTAA
- a CDS encoding LysR family transcriptional regulator — protein sequence MLDWDKLRIFHTAAESGSFTHAAEKLGMSQSAVSRQISALEDDLGFKLFIRHARGLVLTEVGEQLFRTAHRMHWELQQVETQMSESQDVPTGPLVVTTTVGIGSTWLSSRLDEFLKLYPLIQLEIRLNDAELDLAMREADVAIRLHRPNQSEMIQRKLFTVHNHFYASDAYISEYGMPKSPEDLDNHRIISFGEPVPSYLGDINYLERMGRPDSSPRRAVLKVNAIYGMMNAARAGIGIAMLPAYVVEKADGLVQVLPEVELPAYEAYFVYPPALKNSKRVGVFRDFLVSKAREWSF from the coding sequence ATGCTCGACTGGGACAAGCTCCGGATATTCCATACCGCCGCAGAGTCGGGCAGCTTCACGCATGCCGCCGAAAAACTAGGGATGAGCCAGTCGGCCGTGAGTCGGCAGATCTCCGCCCTAGAAGATGATCTGGGCTTTAAGCTCTTCATCCGCCACGCTCGTGGCCTCGTGCTCACCGAAGTCGGCGAGCAGCTCTTCCGCACAGCGCACCGCATGCATTGGGAACTCCAGCAAGTGGAGACCCAGATGTCGGAAAGCCAAGACGTGCCAACCGGCCCGCTGGTGGTCACCACCACCGTGGGCATTGGCTCCACCTGGCTCTCCTCGCGCCTCGACGAGTTCCTCAAACTCTATCCGCTGATCCAGCTCGAAATCCGCCTCAACGACGCTGAGCTCGATCTGGCCATGCGCGAAGCCGACGTCGCCATCCGTCTGCACCGCCCTAACCAGTCGGAAATGATCCAGCGCAAGCTGTTCACGGTGCACAACCACTTCTATGCCTCGGATGCCTACATCTCCGAATACGGCATGCCCAAGTCGCCCGAAGATTTGGACAATCACCGCATTATCAGCTTCGGCGAACCTGTCCCCTCCTATCTTGGCGACATCAACTATCTCGAACGCATGGGCCGCCCAGACTCCAGCCCGCGCCGCGCCGTACTCAAGGTCAACGCCATCTATGGCATGATGAACGCGGCCCGCGCTGGCATCGGCATCGCCATGCTCCCCGCCTATGTGGTCGAGAAGGCCGACGGCCTGGTGCAGGTGCTGCCCGAAGTCGAGCTGCCAGCCTATGAGGCCTACTTCGTTTATCCACCCGCTCTGAAGAATTCAAAGCGCGTTGGCGTCTTCCGTGACTTCCTCGTCTCCAAAGCCCGCGAGTGGAGTTTTTAG
- a CDS encoding methyltransferase: MSKAIYSSGDVFADRRADYARQLDQSGDPAAASELMEQALELAPEWAAGWDLLGNYHEKAGNISAAIGAWRRLEALDDHGVFGARLKLAAHNAGAAGQGTAVGYVEALFDQYAAKFEQSLVGKLGYKVPELLDEIVNQEMARLGIERFGRAIDLGCGTGLMGQRLRGKVDHLEGVDISAAMIAETARKGIYDKLEKAELVEALNRCDRDTDLLTAADVLIYCGAIEPVLSAMMPALQPGGLVAFSLEAHDGPEAVFLRPSLRYAHGIEATRTALVAAGFSILRYETAELRMDRGAPITGILVVAQKPQHSMTAANDVGMDGDVAA; encoded by the coding sequence TTGAGCAAGGCGATTTATTCTTCCGGCGATGTATTCGCCGATCGGCGTGCCGACTATGCGCGGCAGCTGGACCAAAGTGGTGATCCCGCTGCAGCCTCAGAGCTGATGGAGCAGGCTCTGGAATTGGCCCCCGAATGGGCTGCCGGTTGGGACCTGCTCGGCAACTACCACGAAAAAGCCGGCAATATTTCCGCGGCCATAGGCGCTTGGCGGCGGCTTGAAGCTCTCGATGACCACGGTGTTTTCGGGGCTAGATTAAAACTGGCAGCGCATAATGCCGGTGCTGCAGGTCAGGGGACGGCAGTGGGCTATGTCGAAGCCCTTTTTGACCAATATGCTGCCAAGTTCGAGCAATCGCTGGTCGGTAAACTGGGCTATAAAGTGCCTGAACTGCTCGACGAAATTGTCAATCAAGAGATGGCACGCCTTGGCATTGAGCGGTTTGGCCGCGCGATTGATCTGGGCTGTGGCACAGGCTTGATGGGCCAGCGCTTGCGCGGCAAGGTTGATCATCTTGAGGGCGTTGATATTTCCGCCGCGATGATTGCAGAGACGGCCCGCAAGGGCATTTACGATAAACTGGAAAAGGCCGAGCTGGTTGAAGCACTCAATCGGTGCGACCGCGACACGGACCTGCTGACGGCAGCAGACGTGTTGATTTATTGCGGCGCAATAGAGCCAGTTCTGAGCGCGATGATGCCCGCTTTGCAGCCGGGGGGGCTCGTCGCCTTTTCGCTGGAAGCGCATGACGGCCCTGAAGCGGTGTTTTTACGCCCAAGCCTGCGCTATGCCCATGGCATTGAGGCGACGCGCACGGCGCTGGTGGCCGCTGGGTTCAGCATTTTGCGCTATGAAACCGCCGAGTTACGTATGGATCGCGGCGCTCCGATTACCGGGATCTTGGTGGTGGCGCAAAAGCCGCAGCATAGTATGACGGCCGCCAATGATGTCGGCATGGATGGTGACGTCGCTGCCTAG
- a CDS encoding HAD family hydrolase — protein sequence MARITTIALDADDTLWENEQFFRLTEERFTTLLRDHTDSADLNDRLISATMRNLAFYGFGAKGFTLSMIETALELTEHRVPGPVIAEILAAGRELLTYPVETLPYVDEALQALEKKYRLILITKGDVIDQERKLAASGLAEYFAAVEIVQDKTTAVYERIFAQHTEGAGHTVMVGNSMKSDILPALEAGAFAVYVPHRLTWVYEQADEPINHPRWAKIEHLGQLLPVLDTFATQASHP from the coding sequence ATGGCTCGCATCACCACCATCGCCCTCGATGCTGACGATACCCTCTGGGAGAACGAGCAGTTTTTCCGCCTCACAGAGGAGCGTTTCACCACGCTTTTACGCGACCACACCGATAGCGCAGATCTCAACGATCGCCTGATCAGCGCCACCATGCGCAATTTGGCTTTCTATGGTTTTGGCGCCAAAGGCTTCACCCTCTCGATGATTGAAACGGCCCTCGAGCTCACCGAACACCGCGTTCCCGGCCCCGTCATCGCTGAAATTTTGGCCGCCGGTCGCGAGCTACTCACCTATCCGGTCGAGACCCTGCCCTATGTTGATGAAGCGCTCCAAGCGCTTGAAAAGAAATATCGTTTGATCCTCATCACCAAGGGCGATGTGATCGACCAAGAGCGCAAGCTTGCCGCCTCGGGCCTCGCTGAATATTTTGCGGCTGTGGAAATCGTCCAGGATAAAACCACTGCGGTCTACGAGCGCATTTTCGCTCAGCACACCGAAGGCGCGGGCCACACGGTCATGGTCGGCAACTCAATGAAGTCTGATATCTTGCCCGCGCTTGAGGCCGGAGCCTTCGCCGTCTACGTCCCCCATCGCTTAACATGGGTTTATGAACAGGCTGATGAGCCAATAAATCATCCACGATGGGCAAAAATAGAGCATCTCGGTCAGCTCCTGCCCGTCCTCGACACCTTCGCCACCCAGGCATCCCACCCGTAA
- the greA gene encoding transcription elongation factor GreA: MDKIPMTVQGQKALAAEFEHRTSNERRRIIDAIAEARAHGDLSENAEYSAAKEQQALNEGRIKELETILALADVIDVSKLSGTTVKFGATVTFIDDDTEVEKTYQIVGDPEADASGGRISISSPIARAMIGKEEGDSFEVAAPGGSRGYEILKIRYV; the protein is encoded by the coding sequence ATGGACAAGATCCCAATGACGGTGCAGGGCCAAAAGGCCCTTGCCGCAGAATTCGAGCACCGCACAAGCAATGAGCGCCGTCGTATCATCGACGCCATCGCGGAAGCGCGCGCTCACGGCGATCTGTCTGAAAATGCAGAATATTCCGCTGCCAAAGAACAACAGGCACTGAACGAGGGCCGGATCAAGGAACTCGAGACCATTCTCGCCTTGGCCGATGTCATCGACGTCAGCAAGCTCTCCGGCACGACGGTAAAGTTTGGCGCGACCGTCACCTTCATTGATGACGACACAGAAGTCGAAAAGACCTACCAGATCGTTGGCGATCCAGAAGCTGACGCTTCGGGCGGTCGCATCTCGATTTCGTCCCCGATTGCCCGCGCCATGATTGGCAAGGAAGAAGGCGATTCGTTCGAAGTCGCTGCTCCGGGCGGTTCGCGTGGCTACGAAATTCTCAAGATTCGCTATGTGTAA
- a CDS encoding oligosaccharide flippase family protein, with the protein MSDGQSSFADAAIAIAIRVAGAGLVFAMQVVLARLMPADYYGGFVTLWSWILALGSFAALGFAESSVRFLPRYQLRDKRVKLFGYWRFGLRLVGGVSVALGVAGVALGMGLGPQGGAGLVIILVALGLPFIALEYFIEGVARSFGWFRLAAVPVYVVRPLLVIGAVLLLHGRGVELTLPVVGGVFITAMAVISGSLALVVGQRVRRLGVAGAVSARQKRVWLTASLPLLVLSGLEDLTGYADVLMLALLAGPEEVAVYFAAARCLALGGFVAYAMTLVAGRRYALDFAGASNDQLQRSISRGTMLTVGLTTAAVAVTIIAAPLLLRAFGEAYEAGWPLVAVLGAGMVAKSLSGQAQEALIVLGKQRTGIVVNLVSVTASVVLIAALTPQFGLIGAAAGAAIAMAVRSLALAIGLWRATGLMVFQRF; encoded by the coding sequence ATGTCTGACGGTCAAAGCAGTTTTGCCGATGCGGCGATTGCCATAGCCATTCGCGTTGCCGGGGCGGGCCTTGTGTTCGCCATGCAGGTGGTTTTAGCGCGGCTGATGCCCGCCGATTACTACGGCGGGTTCGTGACGCTGTGGAGCTGGATCCTCGCGCTCGGGAGCTTTGCGGCGCTGGGCTTTGCCGAATCCAGTGTGCGATTTTTGCCGCGGTATCAGCTGCGCGATAAGCGGGTGAAGCTGTTCGGCTATTGGCGGTTTGGCTTGCGCCTTGTGGGCGGGGTCAGCGTGGCGCTCGGCGTAGCCGGCGTTGCCCTCGGCATGGGCTTGGGGCCGCAAGGGGGCGCTGGGCTCGTCATAATCTTGGTCGCGTTGGGGCTGCCCTTTATTGCGCTTGAGTATTTCATTGAAGGCGTCGCGCGCAGCTTTGGCTGGTTCCGCCTGGCAGCGGTGCCTGTTTATGTGGTTCGGCCACTGCTGGTTATAGGCGCGGTTTTGCTGCTGCACGGGCGCGGCGTTGAATTGACCCTGCCGGTGGTGGGCGGCGTTTTCATCACGGCTATGGCTGTGATCAGTGGTTCGCTGGCGCTGGTGGTGGGACAGCGGGTGCGCAGGCTCGGCGTGGCGGGCGCGGTGAGCGCGCGACAAAAGCGGGTTTGGCTGACGGCCTCGTTGCCGCTGTTGGTTCTGTCGGGGCTCGAGGATTTGACCGGCTATGCCGACGTGCTGATGCTGGCGCTGTTGGCTGGGCCGGAAGAGGTGGCGGTTTATTTTGCGGCGGCGCGGTGTTTGGCGCTGGGGGGATTTGTCGCCTATGCGATGACGCTGGTTGCAGGGCGGCGCTATGCGCTCGATTTCGCTGGCGCATCGAACGACCAACTTCAGCGCAGTATTTCGCGCGGGACAATGCTGACGGTGGGGCTTACGACGGCGGCCGTCGCTGTGACGATTATCGCCGCGCCACTGCTGTTGCGCGCGTTCGGCGAGGCCTATGAGGCCGGGTGGCCGCTGGTGGCGGTGCTTGGGGCAGGCATGGTGGCCAAATCGCTCAGCGGTCAGGCCCAAGAGGCGCTGATCGTGCTGGGTAAACAGAGGACGGGGATCGTCGTCAACCTTGTCAGCGTCACGGCCAGCGTGGTGCTTATCGCGGCGCTCACCCCTCAATTTGGGCTGATCGGCGCAGCGGCAGGGGCTGCAATTGCGATGGCAGTCCGGTCGCTCGCGCTGGCGATTGGCCTTTGGCGCGCGACCGGATTGATGGTTTTTCAGCGTTTCTAG
- a CDS encoding GNAT family N-acetyltransferase: protein MSYFQSFDWCRSWVAEFCTEATEPYVITLWRDEVLLAIVPLVVTRKGGIARLVTLGEAHAQYCGALALAGATSDPEVVEALRLAVRASKTDVWVQRCVIEGSALDRMIATIARVREEPNQSSVLDLTPYVSADAYFERLGKLQKRNRNRRRNHLARLGDVSFEMVFPDDAGFDGLVEQAVNWKREWLAQTGRRSVGFSAQGYAAFLKRLPGDSDQRSGACISVLRVGDRVVALELGFLHYRHYYAYIGSFDWSLRELSPGKVQMEMTVGWLIEQGARAYDLLVNPADYKNSWTNSAHAVATRAKPLSWKGRVYTGYWLPTVRPFVKRHYERLPVLMQRWTNFLQGSVCLLLYV, encoded by the coding sequence ATGAGCTATTTCCAATCGTTTGACTGGTGCCGATCGTGGGTTGCGGAATTCTGCACTGAAGCGACCGAGCCCTATGTGATTACGCTGTGGCGCGACGAAGTCTTGCTGGCCATCGTGCCGCTGGTGGTGACCCGTAAGGGCGGGATCGCGCGGCTCGTGACGCTTGGCGAGGCACACGCGCAATATTGTGGTGCTCTGGCCTTGGCGGGCGCGACGAGCGACCCTGAGGTCGTTGAGGCGCTGCGCTTAGCCGTGCGCGCCTCGAAGACTGACGTTTGGGTGCAGCGTTGTGTCATCGAAGGGTCGGCGCTTGATCGCATGATCGCAACCATTGCTCGGGTCCGCGAAGAACCTAATCAGAGCTCGGTCCTCGATCTGACGCCCTATGTGAGCGCTGATGCTTACTTCGAGCGCTTGGGAAAACTGCAGAAGCGGAACCGCAATCGGCGGCGCAATCATCTGGCGCGATTGGGCGACGTGTCTTTTGAGATGGTCTTTCCAGACGATGCGGGCTTTGATGGGCTCGTTGAGCAGGCGGTGAACTGGAAGCGCGAATGGCTGGCGCAGACAGGGCGGCGGAGTGTGGGGTTTTCGGCCCAGGGCTATGCCGCCTTCCTCAAGCGACTGCCTGGAGATAGTGATCAGCGCTCTGGCGCCTGTATTTCCGTGCTGCGCGTAGGCGACAGGGTCGTGGCGCTTGAACTCGGTTTTCTGCATTACCGGCATTACTACGCCTATATCGGCAGCTTTGACTGGAGCTTGCGCGAGCTGTCTCCGGGCAAGGTGCAGATGGAAATGACGGTGGGCTGGCTGATCGAGCAGGGCGCGCGCGCATATGATCTGCTGGTCAATCCGGCCGATTATAAAAACAGCTGGACCAATAGCGCGCATGCCGTGGCGACACGGGCCAAGCCGCTATCGTGGAAGGGCCGGGTCTATACCGGTTACTGGTTGCCGACCGTTCGGCCGTTTGTGAAGCGGCACTATGAACGGCTGCCAGTACTGATGCAGAGATGGACGAACTTCCTACAAGGTAGCGTGTGTTTGCTGCTGTATGTCTGA
- a CDS encoding cold-shock protein, with protein MATGTVKWFNGQKGYGFIQPDEGGADVFVHISAVQRSGLNGLDEGQKVNYEIVKDKRTGKSAADNLTTS; from the coding sequence ATGGCAACGGGCACCGTTAAGTGGTTCAACGGCCAAAAAGGTTATGGTTTCATCCAGCCAGACGAGGGTGGCGCAGATGTGTTCGTTCACATTTCTGCTGTCCAGCGTTCGGGCCTGAACGGCTTGGATGAAGGCCAAAAGGTGAACTACGAAATCGTCAAGGACAAGCGCACGGGTAAGTCCGCCGCTGACAATTTGACGACGTCGTAA
- the trxB gene encoding thioredoxin-disulfide reductase, giving the protein MHAKVIIIGSGPAGYSAAIYAARAMLEPVMIQGLQPGGQLTITTDVENYPGFADVIQGPWLMDQMKAQAEHVGTRMVNDIITDVNFDVRPFVLTGDSGDVYTADSIIIATGAQAKWLGLPSEQKFQGFGVSACATCDGFFYRGKEVLVVGGGNTAVEEALFLTNFAEKVIVIHRRDEFRAERILQDRLFKNQKIEVRWNTEIVEVAGSEMPPSVNAVMLRNRATNEVYEQKIDGVFVAIGHAPATSIFSGKLDMKAGGYLQVKPGTTQTNVPGVFAAGDVTDDVYRQAITAAGMGCMAALDAERFLAEHELAEAAE; this is encoded by the coding sequence ATGCACGCAAAAGTCATCATCATTGGCTCGGGTCCAGCTGGCTACAGCGCCGCGATCTATGCTGCACGCGCAATGCTCGAACCGGTCATGATCCAGGGCCTTCAGCCCGGCGGCCAGCTCACCATCACCACCGATGTGGAAAACTATCCCGGCTTTGCTGATGTCATTCAGGGTCCATGGCTCATGGACCAGATGAAGGCGCAGGCCGAGCACGTCGGCACGCGCATGGTCAACGACATCATCACCGATGTGAATTTTGACGTGCGCCCCTTCGTCCTCACCGGCGATAGCGGCGACGTCTACACCGCCGATTCCATCATCATCGCCACCGGTGCTCAGGCCAAATGGCTTGGCCTGCCGTCCGAGCAGAAGTTCCAAGGCTTTGGTGTCTCCGCTTGCGCCACCTGCGATGGCTTCTTCTATCGCGGCAAGGAAGTGCTCGTTGTCGGCGGCGGCAATACCGCTGTTGAAGAAGCCCTGTTCCTCACCAACTTCGCCGAAAAGGTGATCGTTATTCACCGCCGCGACGAATTCCGCGCCGAACGCATTCTTCAGGATCGCCTGTTCAAGAACCAGAAGATTGAAGTGCGCTGGAACACCGAAATTGTCGAAGTTGCTGGCTCCGAAATGCCACCTTCGGTCAATGCCGTCATGCTGCGCAATCGCGCCACCAACGAAGTTTATGAGCAGAAGATCGACGGCGTTTTCGTCGCCATTGGTCACGCTCCAGCCACCTCCATCTTCTCGGGCAAGCTCGACATGAAGGCTGGTGGCTATCTGCAAGTTAAGCCAGGCACCACGCAAACCAATGTTCCGGGCGTCTTCGCTGCGGGCGACGTCACCGACGACGTCTACCGTCAGGCGATCACTGCTGCTGGCATGGGCTGCATGGCCGCGCTCGATGCCGAGCGCTTCCTGGCAGAACACGAATTGGCCGAAGCGGCGGAATGA